A window of the Cystobacter fuscus genome harbors these coding sequences:
- a CDS encoding non-ribosomal peptide synthetase, producing the protein MSLGELLAELNRRGIEVWAEGESLRLRAPKGAADEALRRTLSEHKSGLLELLHARNREKSTVAITPVSRGGSAPLSYGQQRLWFLDRLEPGSSAYNLVMPLRVDGHLDARLLERCFIEIIRRHEILRTRYAEQEGVPVQIVDPEPRIEFRVLDEREVLAVEPRGTEAFLQREGERPFDLSRGPVVRLLVIDRGPEGQFIQVCMHHIAADEWARGILVRELMTLYAAFGGGQPSPLPPLGIQYSDFAIWQRDFLKGEGRRKLVDYWRKKLAGLPPLLELPADRARPRVQTYAGGEVPFELAPRLTELLKTSSHAANATPFMGMLAAFFALLHRLTGRDDVALGANSINRSRNELEPLVGFFVDNLVMRVDCGGGLGFSTLVERVREVVLEAFEHQDLPFDLLVEELKPPRNPGYNPLFQTVFSWVRVPGGYPEQGGVKLQPLEFETTTSRFDLNLFVEDHGDRLTGRFVFNRDLFDRGTIEHYVECFQTLLEGLLSEPERPIAGLPLLSAASRERVLRQWNDTRKDYPGSQCLHELIEARALRSPDACAVVVDDWELTYGELDQHSDRLAVYLQAQGIGPEGVVGIYLERSPELIVSFLAVLKAGGAFLALDPGEPSDRLRRILGDARPRVVLSSGELAGRLSALGSFTVIPVDEELPEVTGKHLRREVGPDHLAYILYTSGSTGQPKGTEITHRSIVNYLKWCVDAYKLQEGTGSPVLGSVSFDGTLTSLFAPLLAGRALFLLPRGKELELLTSEDYPEGGFSFIKMTPSHLRAFDGLGRAQRVLERAHAAVLGGEGLHGVDLATWRRQRIATRIINEYGPTEAAVACCIEELLPGDGPLPERIPIGRPIANTQLYILDRNRQPVPIGVPGELHIGGVGLARGYLGRPELTAERFIPNPFELETPGTGSARLYRTGDLARHLPDGRIEYLGRLDDQLKIRGHRVEPGEIESALGRHPQVVQAAVVLQRAPGREPRLVAYVEPRTWGAQAEGALKEELRKSLHGVIPEYMIPAVFVILEALPLTPSGKIDRKALPPPPEREHEASALVRRVGSSETERQLQALFGELLGLGTVAPNASFFELGGHSLLAVTLIARIRSRLGVEVPLNEVFERPTVEELARWVDAHSGAQSALALRLPDCVVALKPLGNKPPLFFAPPSAGSPAVYVSLARYLSPEQPVFGFQMPGVMDDLRPPETIEETAALYVDAMRQLQPHGPYRLAGWSFGGIIVCEMARQLEAMGEQVALLGLIDGAALDRQAARDNGENGEGLFASSQMVRVLTEAPLPRDYENVRLVGGWMGISLPESFGELFRRDTDGQRTYLWRFLRDAARTARNFLVTMQAERLYTFSSYAGPATLFRAGPPAIGVDTLVESVRRFARAGVEVIAVPGNHMTLIMDERNVIKLALRLQECLDKVLAAASSHEAPRAGMSAKGLNEQHSREVV; encoded by the coding sequence ATGAGTCTGGGGGAGTTGCTCGCCGAGCTGAATCGACGGGGCATCGAGGTCTGGGCGGAAGGCGAGTCGCTGCGGCTTCGGGCCCCGAAGGGGGCCGCCGATGAGGCGCTGCGGAGGACACTGTCCGAGCACAAGAGCGGGCTGCTCGAGCTGCTGCACGCGCGCAATCGGGAGAAGTCGACGGTCGCCATCACCCCGGTCTCTCGTGGTGGGTCCGCGCCTCTCTCCTATGGGCAGCAGCGGCTGTGGTTCCTCGACCGCCTGGAGCCCGGAAGCTCCGCCTACAACCTGGTGATGCCGCTGCGAGTCGACGGCCATCTCGATGCGAGGCTCTTGGAGCGCTGCTTCATCGAGATCATCCGTCGCCACGAGATCCTCCGTACGCGTTACGCCGAGCAGGAGGGGGTGCCCGTTCAGATCGTCGATCCCGAGCCGCGGATCGAGTTCCGCGTGCTCGACGAGAGAGAGGTGCTCGCCGTCGAGCCGCGAGGGACGGAGGCCTTCCTCCAGCGGGAGGGCGAGCGGCCTTTCGATCTCTCCAGGGGCCCGGTGGTTCGACTCCTGGTGATCGATCGGGGGCCCGAGGGTCAGTTCATCCAGGTCTGCATGCACCACATCGCGGCGGACGAGTGGGCGCGAGGGATCCTCGTCCGGGAGCTCATGACGCTCTACGCCGCCTTTGGCGGTGGGCAGCCGTCCCCTCTGCCGCCCCTGGGGATCCAGTACTCCGACTTCGCCATCTGGCAGCGGGACTTCCTGAAGGGCGAGGGTCGTCGGAAGCTCGTGGACTACTGGCGGAAGAAGCTCGCCGGGTTGCCTCCGCTGCTCGAGCTCCCCGCGGATCGCGCGCGCCCCCGGGTGCAGACCTACGCGGGGGGAGAGGTCCCCTTCGAGCTCGCGCCTCGGCTCACGGAGCTCTTGAAGACCTCGAGCCATGCCGCCAACGCCACGCCCTTCATGGGCATGCTGGCCGCGTTCTTCGCGCTCCTGCACCGGCTCACGGGACGGGATGACGTGGCCCTGGGGGCCAACTCCATCAACCGGAGCCGCAATGAGCTCGAGCCCCTGGTGGGCTTCTTCGTGGACAACCTGGTGATGCGGGTGGACTGCGGAGGCGGCCTCGGCTTCTCGACGCTGGTGGAGCGCGTCCGCGAGGTGGTGCTCGAGGCCTTCGAGCACCAGGATCTGCCCTTCGATCTCCTCGTCGAGGAGCTGAAGCCACCGAGAAACCCCGGCTACAACCCGTTGTTCCAGACCGTGTTCTCCTGGGTCCGGGTGCCGGGCGGATATCCGGAGCAGGGTGGGGTGAAGCTCCAGCCGCTGGAGTTCGAGACCACCACCTCCCGCTTCGATCTCAACCTCTTCGTGGAGGATCACGGGGATCGGCTCACGGGACGGTTCGTGTTCAACCGCGATCTCTTCGATCGGGGAACCATCGAACACTACGTGGAGTGCTTCCAGACGCTCCTCGAGGGGCTCCTGAGCGAGCCCGAGCGGCCGATCGCCGGGCTTCCGCTGCTCTCCGCGGCCAGCCGCGAGCGCGTGCTGCGGCAGTGGAACGACACCCGGAAGGACTACCCTGGCAGCCAGTGCCTGCACGAGTTGATCGAGGCCCGGGCCCTGCGATCACCCGACGCCTGCGCCGTCGTCGTGGATGACTGGGAGCTCACCTATGGCGAGCTCGATCAACACAGTGATCGGCTCGCGGTGTACCTGCAGGCGCAGGGGATCGGGCCCGAGGGGGTCGTCGGCATCTACCTGGAGCGCTCACCGGAGTTGATCGTGAGCTTCCTGGCGGTGCTCAAGGCCGGCGGCGCGTTCCTCGCGCTCGATCCTGGCGAGCCCTCCGATCGGCTCCGGCGCATCCTCGGCGATGCGAGACCTCGGGTGGTGCTCTCCTCGGGCGAGCTCGCGGGGCGGCTCTCGGCGCTGGGGAGCTTCACGGTCATCCCGGTGGACGAGGAGCTCCCGGAGGTCACTGGCAAGCATCTGCGCCGCGAGGTGGGCCCCGATCATCTCGCGTACATCCTCTACACCTCGGGCTCGACGGGGCAGCCGAAGGGCACGGAGATCACCCACCGGAGCATCGTCAACTACCTGAAGTGGTGCGTCGACGCCTACAAGCTCCAGGAGGGCACGGGAAGTCCGGTGCTCGGCTCCGTCAGCTTCGATGGCACCCTGACGAGCCTCTTCGCCCCGCTGCTCGCGGGACGCGCCCTGTTCCTGCTTCCGCGCGGCAAGGAGCTCGAGCTGTTGACCTCGGAGGACTATCCCGAGGGGGGATTCAGCTTCATCAAGATGACGCCCTCCCACCTCAGGGCTTTCGACGGTCTCGGCCGTGCCCAGAGGGTGCTCGAGCGGGCGCACGCGGCCGTGCTCGGTGGAGAGGGCCTTCACGGAGTGGACCTGGCCACCTGGCGGCGGCAGCGCATCGCCACCCGCATCATCAACGAATACGGTCCGACCGAGGCCGCCGTGGCTTGTTGCATCGAGGAGCTGCTCCCGGGTGACGGGCCGCTCCCGGAGCGGATTCCCATCGGCCGGCCGATCGCCAACACGCAGCTCTACATCCTGGACCGGAATCGACAGCCGGTGCCCATCGGTGTGCCCGGCGAGCTCCACATCGGTGGGGTCGGACTGGCCCGGGGCTATCTGGGCCGTCCGGAGCTGACGGCCGAGCGGTTCATCCCCAACCCCTTCGAGCTGGAGACCCCCGGCACCGGGAGCGCCCGGCTCTACCGCACGGGGGATCTCGCCCGTCATCTCCCGGACGGCCGGATCGAGTACCTGGGTCGGTTGGACGATCAGCTCAAGATCCGCGGCCATCGGGTGGAACCGGGGGAGATCGAGTCGGCGCTCGGGCGGCACCCCCAGGTGGTCCAGGCCGCCGTGGTGTTGCAGCGCGCGCCGGGCCGTGAGCCGCGCCTGGTGGCCTACGTCGAGCCGCGCACGTGGGGCGCCCAGGCGGAGGGGGCGCTGAAGGAGGAGCTTCGGAAGTCCCTCCACGGGGTGATCCCCGAGTACATGATCCCGGCGGTCTTCGTGATCCTCGAGGCACTGCCGCTCACGCCCAGCGGGAAGATCGACCGCAAGGCCCTGCCACCGCCGCCCGAACGAGAGCATGAGGCCAGTGCCCTGGTGCGGCGGGTGGGCAGCAGCGAGACGGAGCGTCAGCTCCAGGCCCTCTTCGGCGAGCTGCTGGGGCTCGGCACCGTGGCGCCCAACGCGAGCTTCTTCGAGCTGGGAGGACACTCGCTGCTCGCCGTCACCCTCATCGCGCGCATCCGGTCCCGTCTGGGCGTCGAGGTTCCTCTCAACGAGGTCTTCGAGCGTCCCACGGTCGAGGAGCTGGCCCGCTGGGTGGACGCGCACTCGGGAGCCCAGTCCGCGCTGGCCCTGCGGCTACCCGACTGCGTGGTGGCGTTGAAGCCCCTGGGAAACAAGCCACCGCTGTTCTTCGCTCCGCCCTCCGCCGGCAGCCCGGCCGTCTACGTCTCCCTGGCGCGCTACTTGAGTCCGGAGCAGCCCGTCTTCGGCTTCCAGATGCCGGGCGTCATGGACGACCTGCGGCCCCCGGAGACGATCGAGGAGACGGCCGCGCTCTACGTGGACGCCATGCGGCAGCTCCAGCCGCACGGACCGTACCGGCTCGCGGGGTGGTCGTTCGGCGGCATCATCGTGTGTGAGATGGCGCGGCAGCTCGAGGCGATGGGAGAGCAGGTCGCGCTGCTGGGGCTGATCGATGGCGCGGCGCTCGACCGGCAGGCCGCTCGGGACAATGGGGAGAACGGGGAGGGGCTATTCGCCAGCTCACAGATGGTGAGGGTGCTGACGGAGGCCCCGCTGCCGCGTGACTATGAGAACGTGAGGCTCGTGGGGGGGTGGATGGGCATCAGCCTGCCCGAGTCTTTCGGGGAGCTGTTCCGCAGGGACACCGACGGCCAGCGCACCTACCTCTGGCGGTTCCTGCGGGACGCGGCGCGGACCGCCCGGAACTTCCTCGTGACCATGCAGGCCGAGCGTCTCTACACGTTCTCCTCGTACGCAGGTCCCGCCACGCTCTTCCGCGCGGGCCCTCCGGCGATTGGGGTGGACACGCTCGTCGAGAGCGTGCGCAGGTTCGCCCGGGCGGGTGTGGAAGTGATTGCGGTACCCGGCAACCACATGACGCTCATCATGGATGAGAGAAATGTCATTAAGCTTGCACTCCGGTTGCAGGAATGTCTGGATAA